The Arabidopsis thaliana chromosome 5, partial sequence genomic interval TTCCGAGTTTGCAAGGAGATGGGTTCCGTTTTGCAAGAAGTACAATGTTGAGCCAAGAGCTCCAGAGTTTTACTTCTCAGAGAAGATTGATTACCTAAAGGATAAAGTCCAAACTACATTCGTCAAAGATCGCAGAGCAATGAAGGTCAGTGAAGAAAGATCTCTTACTTTTAAACCACAGAACATATCTTCTTTACTTACTTGTCAGTGTTTTGCAGAGAGAATATGAAGAATTCAAAGTGAGGATCAATGCTTTAGTAGCTAAAGCTCAAAAGAAGCCTGAAGAAGGTTGGGTTATGCAAGATGGTACACCATGGCCTGGGAATAACACTCGTGATCATCCCGGGATGATTCAGGTCACCACGAAAACCTCAAATCCCAACGGTTACGATATACCATCAAAGGTTCCACCTTTGGATCTAACCAACTACTTTGATTCAACTTTTTCAGGTGTATCTCGGCAAAGAAGGAGCATTCGACATTGATGGTAACGAATTGCCACGTCTCGTGTATGTATCAAGAGAGAAGCGTCCTGGTTACGCACACCACAAGAAAGCTGGAGCCATGAATGCAATGGTaagcaaagcaaagcaaatCAAACAGTCAAAAGCTCACTAAGAAACCAAATCTAACTTGTTTTCGGGTGATGTCGCAGGTTCGAGTCTCTGCAGTACTCACTAATGCTCCATTCATGCTTAATCTCGACTGTGACCATTACATCAACAACAGTAAAGCCATAAGAGAATCAATGTGCTTTCTAATGGATCCACAGCTTGGTAAAAAGCTCTGTTATGTCCAATTCCCACAAAGATTCGACGGAATCGATCTTAACGATCGATACGCCAACAGAAACATCGTCTTCTTCGATGTAAGTCTTCATTAGCAAAACCCCcgaattcaaaattcaaaacccttaaatctgatttttgtttataacagATAAACATGAGAGGCTTAGATGGAATCCAAGGACCAGTCTATGTAGGAACAGGATGTGTATTCAATAGACCAGCATTATACGGATACGAACCTCCGGTATCggaaaaacgaaagaaaatgacatgtgaTTGTTGGCCGTCGTGGATCTGCTGTTGTTGCGGCGGAGGTAACCGTAATCACAAATCAGATTCgtcaaagaagaaatcagGAATCAAGAGCTTGTTCTcgaaactaaagaagaagactaagaagaagagtgatgatAAAACGATGAGCAGCTATAGTAGAAAACGATCATCGACGGAGGCGATTTTTGATTTGGAAGATATTGAGGAAGGGCTTGAAGGATATGATGAGCTTGAGAAATCTTCGTTAATGTCGCAGAAGAATTTTGAGAAGAGATTTGGAATGTCTCCTGTGTTTATTGCGTCGACGTTGATGGAGAACGGAGGATTGCCGGAGGCGACGAACACGAGCTCGTTGATCAAAGAAGCTATTCATGTTATTAGCTGTGGTTATGAAGAGAAGACTGAATGGGGCAAAGAGgtaaataatcatatttatactttatagtGTGGAATTCCTAATATTGCAGAATTGCTAAGAGTAAgacaattaacaaaataactttcaagtaatacaaaaatattttgaaataataataaaaactaattttcaaaacattagtttaaaaaaaacaaaaataaaataaacttctATTATAATTTctaaagattaaaataaaatcaaaaactttttcctttgtcaacCACATATTACtcgaaaatttattttatttttagtttacatttttaaatatttatccGTAACTCGCGAATTTAAATGACTGAATTCATCAactaaattgaattttactagttataattgttttgtagaATATATAGATTgactaaataaaaagtttgatttactagttattttgattttacaatttgcaatatatgtttaatcaatcctttttttcttttgcaaatataaattagaaagatAACCAAAAAGCTGTTATCTAATACTAATATTGATTTGAGTATGGATTTTAGTGCTTGACTCTTGATTTTTGAACTATGTTTCATTGTTGTGTTTCAGATTGGATGGATTTATGGATCAGTAACAGAAGATATCCTCACTGGATTTAGAATGCATTGTAGAGGTTGGAAATCAGTTTACTGTATGCCTAAAAGACCAGCTTTCAAAGGATCAGCTCCGATCAATTTATCTGATCGGTTGCACCAAGTTCTTAGATGGGCTCTTGGTTCCGTCGAAATCTTCTTTAGTCGTCATTGTCCTTTGTGGTATGCTTGGGGAGGCAAGCTTAAGATTCTAGAACGTCTTGCTTACATCAACACAATTGTTTATCCTTTCACTTCTATTCCTCTACTTGCCTATTGTACTATTCCGGCCGTTTGTCTTCTCACCGGCAAGTTCATCATTCCTACGGTAAGTGCTCATGATCTATGTATACTTTAAACTCCTAATGGTTTTTACACTTTAACCATAAttcatgaaaaaataattattttacccAAACGTTTATAAGAGACTTCTTTTGCGACTATATTTTAGAAACCAGTTCCATCAATCCTACGgctagttttttttaaccCTTAAACTCCTAAAAGTTTGCACTCTTACCCCTAAAGTTTATATCCTAAATTCCAAATATTTAACTCTTTTACCCCttagttatataaaaattcaCTGTTACCCTAAATGTATTTGTCACAAAATCGAAGAAAtgattatacttttttttttgacaattagAAATGATTATACTTTATTAACACCCTTTTGCTCTCTTTTGATTCAGATCAACAATTTCGCAAGCATATGGTTCTTAGCTCTGTTCCTATCAATCATTGCAACGGCTATCTTAGAACTCCGGTGGAGTGGTGTAAGCATCAATGACCTCTGGCGTAACGAGCAATTCTGGGTGATTGGCGGTGTCTCAGCTCATCTCTTCGCTGTCTTTCAAGGTCTTCTTAAAGTTCTCTTTGGTGTTGACACTAACTTCACCGTCACGTCAAAAGGAGCCAGTGACGAAGCCGATGAGTTTGGAGATCTTTACCTCTTTAAATGGACAACCCTTCTCATCCCTCCGACAACTCTCATTATTCTCAACATGGTCGGTGTTGTTGCCGGAGTTTCTGACGCTATTAACAATGGATATGGTTCTTGGGGACCGCTTTTTGGGAAACTGTTTTTCGCGTTTTGGGTCATTGTTCATCTTTATCCTTTCCTCAAAGGTTTGATGGGTAGACAAAACCGAACACCGACGATTGTTGTTCTTTGGTCTATCCTTCTCGCTTCGATCTTCTCTTTGGTTTGGGTTCGGATTGATCCGTTCTTGCCGAAACAGACTGGTCCGTTACTGAAGCAATGTGGCGTCGACTGTTAAATGAGGAACCGCATTTTCGTTTTGGACCGCTATTTTGAGCCATTTTGCTTGGCCTATTTTTCCGATTTGGGTGTTCTTTGTTGGATTATATGGATTTGtaaggaggaaaaaaaatacaaaactttgATTCACTTGTGAAATAAAGTAGACAAATTTCtgtaaaatacaaacaaatagaATGAATATTACTAAATCAAAtcacacacaaaacacaacGATTTTGTTATcaaccacacacacacaaacaaacagagtgataaaaataatttcacaaaGGCAATGTAGTAACCAAACATGTGTGGAATTCTTTCTCTGTTGTGGAATTGGAGTTCTAAGAACTTCGACTGTACTTGTTCGTTGCCATTGAGTGACTGTTCCAGTAACCACCAACTGTTCCAATTATCGGTGATTCAGGGCTTCTACTTGGCGATTTCCTTGGCGAATTCGTAGCTGAGAACTGCTTTATCTCCTCTGCAGTTAACGCGCCCAATATAGGTCTTTCATCATGGCATTGAACCAGTTTCGagtatttcttcttctcggaCATTGTGGTTTCAACACTGCTACAACCGCTGGTCGTGGTTTGTGATGTGGATAACCAAGTTGAAAGACTAGCATCAACAGCTATTTCTTgagttctctgtttctcagtTTCATCTCTTGATTTCCGGTTCAAGCTGAATGTTGATGATAAATCATCAACCTGAGACTCCAAGCTGAAGGAAGCAATTATCACATTCTCCTTCCGAGGCTGTgtttgagttgttgttcttcctTTGGCTTTCACAGCTTTCCATTGGGAAAGATTCTCAATCGGGTTCAGTACTGCATTGACATATCCACTTCTGTCTCTAACACTCACACTACCCTTTTCTTCAACCCTCTCTATATCCATAACATTATCCGCAATCTCCTCCGTATAAACTACTTTATCCCAGTTGTGCAGCTTGTCCTCATAATTGTCATCATTATAATAGTCATCATCTAGCAGCccacaatcatcatcatcagtatCCTCAAGATCGCTATCGTCACA includes:
- the CESA4 gene encoding cellulose synthase A4 (cellulose synthase A4 (CESA4); FUNCTIONS IN: cellulose synthase activity, transferase activity, transferring glycosyl groups; INVOLVED IN: cellulose biosynthetic process, plant-type cell wall biogenesis, defense response to bacterium, defense response to fungus, secondary cell wall biogenesis; LOCATED IN: membrane; EXPRESSED IN: 24 plant structures; EXPRESSED DURING: 11 growth stages; CONTAINS InterPro DOMAIN/s: Cellulose synthase (InterPro:IPR005150); BEST Arabidopsis thaliana protein match is: Cellulose synthase family protein (TAIR:AT5G05170.1); Has 3263 Blast hits to 2832 proteins in 640 species: Archae - 9; Bacteria - 1071; Metazoa - 1; Fungi - 31; Plants - 2051; Viruses - 7; Other Eukaryotes - 93 (source: NCBI BLink).), whose protein sequence is MEPNTMASFDDEHRHSSFSAKICKVCGDEVKDDDNGQTFVACHVCVYPVCKPCYEYERSNGNKCCPQCNTLYKRHKGSPKIAGDEENNGPDDSDDELNIKYRQDGSSIHQNFAYGSENGDYNSKQQWRPNGRAFSSTGSVLGKDFEAERDGYTDAEWKERVDKWKARQEKRGLVTKGEQTNEDKEDDEEEYLDAEARQPLWRKVPISSSKISPYRIVIVLRLVILVFFFRFRILTPAKDAYPLWLISVICEIWFALSWILDQFPKWFPINRETYLDRLSMRFERDGEKNKLAPVDVFVSTVDPLKEPPIITANTILSILAVDYPVNKVSCYVSDDGASMLLFDTLSETSEFARRWVPFCKKYNVEPRAPEFYFSEKIDYLKDKVQTTFVKDRRAMKREYEEFKVRINALVAKAQKKPEEGWVMQDGTPWPGNNTRDHPGMIQVYLGKEGAFDIDGNELPRLVYVSREKRPGYAHHKKAGAMNAMVRVSAVLTNAPFMLNLDCDHYINNSKAIRESMCFLMDPQLGKKLCYVQFPQRFDGIDLNDRYANRNIVFFDINMRGLDGIQGPVYVGTGCVFNRPALYGYEPPVSEKRKKMTCDCWPSWICCCCGGGNRNHKSDSSKKKSGIKSLFSKLKKKTKKKSDDKTMSSYSRKRSSTEAIFDLEDIEEGLEGYDELEKSSLMSQKNFEKRFGMSPVFIASTLMENGGLPEATNTSSLIKEAIHVISCGYEEKTEWGKEIGWIYGSVTEDILTGFRMHCRGWKSVYCMPKRPAFKGSAPINLSDRLHQVLRWALGSVEIFFSRHCPLWYAWGGKLKILERLAYINTIVYPFTSIPLLAYCTIPAVCLLTGKFIIPTINNFASIWFLALFLSIIATAILELRWSGVSINDLWRNEQFWVIGGVSAHLFAVFQGLLKVLFGVDTNFTVTSKGASDEADEFGDLYLFKWTTLLIPPTTLIILNMVGVVAGVSDAINNGYGSWGPLFGKLFFAFWVIVHLYPFLKGLMGRQNRTPTIVVLWSILLASIFSLVWVRIDPFLPKQTGPLLKQCGVDC
- the CESA4 gene encoding cellulose synthase A4, whose protein sequence is MEPNTMASFDDEHRHSSFSAKICKVCGDEVKDDDNGQTFVACHVCVYPVCKPCYEYERSNGNKCCPQCNTLYKRHKGSPKIAGDEENNGPDDSDDELNIKYRQDGSSIHQNFAYGSVLFDFDSCFFFIVSLSHLDQILSIFSVMQENGDYNSKQQWRPNGRAFSSTGSVLGKDFEAERDGYTDAEWKERVDKWKARQEKRGLVTKGEQTNEDKEDDEEEYLDAEARQPLWRKVPISSSKISPYRIVIVLRLVILVFFFRFRILTPAKDAYPLWLISVICEIWFALSWILDQFPKWFPINRETYLDRLSMRFERDGEKNKLAPVDVFVSTVDPLKEPPIITANTILSILAVDYPVNKVSCYVSDDGASMLLFDTLSETSEFARRWVPFCKKYNVEPRAPEFYFSEKIDYLKDKVQTTFVKDRRAMKREYEEFKVRINALVAKAQKKPEEGWVMQDGTPWPGNNTRDHPGMIQVYLGKEGAFDIDGNELPRLVYVSREKRPGYAHHKKAGAMNAMVRVSAVLTNAPFMLNLDCDHYINNSKAIRESMCFLMDPQLGKKLCYVQFPQRFDGIDLNDRYANRNIVFFDINMRGLDGIQGPVYVGTGCVFNRPALYGYEPPVSEKRKKMTCDCWPSWICCCCGGGNRNHKSDSSKKKSGIKSLFSKLKKKTKKKSDDKTMSSYSRKRSSTEAIFDLEDIEEGLEGYDELEKSSLMSQKNFEKRFGMSPVFIASTLMENGGLPEATNTSSLIKEAIHVISCGYEEKTEWGKEIGWIYGSVTEDILTGFRMHCRGWKSVYCMPKRPAFKGSAPINLSDRLHQVLRWALGSVEIFFSRHCPLWYAWGGKLKILERLAYINTIVYPFTSIPLLAYCTIPAVCLLTGKFIIPTINNFASIWFLALFLSIIATAILELRWSGVSINDLWRNEQFWVIGGVSAHLFAVFQGLLKVLFGVDTNFTVTSKGASDEADEFGDLYLFKWTTLLIPPTTLIILNMVGVVAGVSDAINNGYGSWGPLFGKLFFAFWVIVHLYPFLKGLMGRQNRTPTIVVLWSILLASIFSLVWVRIDPFLPKQTGPLLKQCGVDC
- the CESA4 gene encoding cellulose synthase A4, whose amino-acid sequence is MRFERDGEKNKLAPVDVFVSTVDPLKEPPIITANTILSILAVDYPVNKVSCYVSDDGASMLLFDTLSETSEFARRWVPFCKKYNVEPRAPEFYFSEKIDYLKDKVQTTFVKDRRAMKREYEEFKVRINALVAKAQKKPEEGWVMQDGTPWPGNNTRDHPGMIQVYLGKEGAFDIDGNELPRLVYVSREKRPGYAHHKKAGAMNAMVRVSAVLTNAPFMLNLDCDHYINNSKAIRESMCFLMDPQLGKKLCYVQFPQRFDGIDLNDRYANRNIVFFDINMRGLDGIQGPVYVGTGCVFNRPALYGYEPPVSEKRKKMTCDCWPSWICCCCGGGNRNHKSDSSKKKSGIKSLFSKLKKKTKKKSDDKTMSSYSRKRSSTEAIFDLEDIEEGLEGYDELEKSSLMSQKNFEKRFGMSPVFIASTLMENGGLPEATNTSSLIKEAIHVISCGYEEKTEWGKEIGWIYGSVTEDILTGFRMHCRGWKSVYCMPKRPAFKGSAPINLSDRLHQVLRWALGSVEIFFSRHCPLWYAWGGKLKILERLAYINTIVYPFTSIPLLAYCTIPAVCLLTGKFIIPTINNFASIWFLALFLSIIATAILELRWSGVSINDLWRNEQFWVIGGVSAHLFAVFQGLLKVLFGVDTNFTVTSKGASDEADEFGDLYLFKWTTLLIPPTTLIILNMVGVVAGVSDAINNGYGSWGPLFGKLFFAFWVIVHLYPFLKGLMGRQNRTPTIVVLWSILLASIFSLVWVRIDPFLPKQTGPLLKQCGVDC
- a CDS encoding eisosome SEG2-like protein (unknown protein; BEST Arabidopsis thaliana protein match is: unknown protein (TAIR:AT1G04030.1); Has 1807 Blast hits to 1807 proteins in 277 species: Archae - 0; Bacteria - 0; Metazoa - 736; Fungi - 347; Plants - 385; Viruses - 0; Other Eukaryotes - 339 (source: NCBI BLink).) → MGCLLGCFGRRKNRRRQRRRESFQPRLNRISEEAAKDVLLNLRVPTVEEVPKYAKDSTVMEVPKISEVSPKDNHVNVVEKVPTVSVTPITDICDKVEEKQSPSPSPNRKRVTFDTNVKTYEHIAVDESVELFEEKKEEVKSRQARCSSEGSDVTSNSSGSYPSNHRYQNCRESDDEEEDVTDCDDSDLEDTDDDDCGLLDDDYYNDDNYEDKLHNWDKVVYTEEIADNVMDIERVEEKGSVSVRDRSGYVNAVLNPIENLSQWKAVKAKGRTTTQTQPRKENVIIASFSLESQVDDLSSTFSLNRKSRDETEKQRTQEIAVDASLSTWLSTSQTTTSGCSSVETTMSEKKKYSKLVQCHDERPILGALTAEEIKQFSATNSPRKSPSRSPESPIIGTVGGYWNSHSMATNKYSRSS